A portion of the Acidisoma sp. PAMC 29798 genome contains these proteins:
- a CDS encoding efflux RND transporter permease subunit: MRLTHVFIDRPILATVLSVFLTLIGLGALAILPIAQYPEIVPPTVQITTAYPGASAETVANTVATPIEQEVNGVENMLYMSSQSTGDGKLTITVTFRIGTDLNVAQMLTQNRVEDALPRLPDDVQRLGVQVRKSTPTILLAVHLISPDQSRNELYLSNYATLHVKDTLARLPGVGDVQLFGGRDYAMRIWLDPDKIAARNLNASEVLAAIRAQNVQVSAGILNQPPIATHEAFQLNVQTLGRLSTPAQFANILIKSDSDGRITRLRDIGRVQVGAADYGSAAYMDRLDGLPLLIFSQPGANSLQVAHEVLTTMETLKQSFPPGVGYRVIYNPTIFVAKSVDEVIKTIFIAIVLVVCVVIVFLQTWRASLIPVIAIPVSLVGTFVILEAVGISLNNLSLFGLVLAVGIVVDDAIVVVENVERNLRLGMTPKEAAHKTMDEVGGALIAIAIALCAVFVPSAFLSGISGEFFRQFAVTISASTVISCLVSLTLSPALCAVLFKAHQVHDRKRQSIAVRLVQGGFAGFNRGFEGLSNAYGRLTSRLVRMLGLVLIVYVGLIALAGFQFSRAPTGFIPEQDQGYLITVLQLPPGATLDRTEAVVKQATDIILKTRGIEHVAPFAGLDATTFTVSSNAGTIFSGLPSLYNHSLPGVTASTVLADLQKRLSVIQGAFVLTIPPPPVPGLGSAGGFKMMLQDRAGLGPDALAKAAQALVGAANADPHFAGVFTLFSTRTPSVYLDIDREKAEMVGLTPTDIFNTLQIYMGSQYVNDFNYLGRTYEVIAQADGKFRSNVGDISRLEARNAAGQMVPVSTVARFSEVTGPYRVPRYDLFPAAEIMGTAAPGVATGTALAEMEKLAHQVLPPGIGFEWTDLAFQQEQKGTPTLLVFAASALFVFLVLAAMYESWKLPLAVVLIVPMCLLASVTGLLWRGMPIDILAQIGFVVLVGLAAKNAILIVEFARQAEEEGATPANAAVHAARTRLRPILMTSFAFILGVAPLVVASGAGAELRQSLGTAVFFGMLGVTCFGLLFTPAFYTIVRSIGRKRTAVARVKVPA; the protein is encoded by the coding sequence ATGCGCCTCACGCACGTCTTCATCGACAGGCCGATCCTCGCGACCGTCCTCAGTGTCTTCCTCACTCTGATCGGCCTCGGCGCTCTCGCGATTCTGCCGATCGCCCAATACCCTGAAATTGTGCCGCCGACGGTCCAGATCACAACCGCCTATCCCGGCGCGTCTGCCGAGACGGTCGCGAATACGGTCGCGACCCCGATCGAGCAGGAGGTCAACGGCGTCGAGAACATGCTCTATATGAGCAGTCAATCGACCGGTGACGGCAAGCTGACGATCACCGTCACCTTCCGCATCGGAACCGACCTCAACGTCGCGCAGATGTTGACGCAGAACCGCGTGGAAGATGCACTGCCGCGCTTGCCGGACGATGTGCAGCGGTTAGGCGTGCAGGTGCGGAAATCGACGCCCACAATCCTTTTGGCCGTGCATCTGATCTCGCCCGATCAATCGCGGAACGAGCTTTACCTCTCCAACTATGCGACGCTGCATGTGAAGGACACGCTGGCGCGTCTTCCCGGCGTGGGTGACGTGCAGCTGTTCGGCGGGCGCGATTACGCCATGCGCATCTGGCTCGACCCGGACAAGATCGCTGCCCGCAACCTCAATGCCAGTGAAGTGCTGGCCGCAATCCGCGCCCAGAACGTGCAGGTGTCCGCCGGCATCCTCAACCAGCCACCGATCGCCACGCATGAAGCCTTTCAGCTGAATGTGCAGACCTTGGGCCGGCTGTCCACGCCTGCGCAATTCGCCAATATCCTCATCAAATCCGATAGCGACGGGCGCATCACGCGCCTGCGTGACATCGGGCGGGTGCAGGTCGGCGCTGCGGATTACGGTTCGGCCGCCTATATGGATCGCCTGGACGGCTTGCCGCTGCTGATCTTTTCACAGCCCGGCGCCAACTCTCTCCAGGTCGCGCATGAAGTGCTGACGACGATGGAGACGCTCAAGCAAAGCTTCCCGCCTGGGGTCGGCTATCGCGTCATCTACAACCCGACCATTTTCGTCGCCAAATCGGTCGACGAGGTGATCAAGACCATCTTCATCGCCATCGTTCTTGTCGTCTGCGTCGTCATCGTCTTTCTCCAGACCTGGCGCGCCTCCCTCATTCCCGTCATCGCCATTCCAGTCTCCCTCGTCGGCACCTTCGTCATCCTGGAGGCTGTGGGCATATCGCTGAATAACCTGTCGCTCTTCGGTCTTGTCCTCGCGGTCGGCATCGTCGTGGATGACGCCATCGTCGTGGTGGAGAATGTCGAGCGGAATCTGCGCCTGGGCATGACGCCCAAGGAGGCCGCGCATAAGACGATGGATGAGGTCGGCGGCGCGCTGATCGCCATCGCCATCGCACTCTGCGCCGTGTTCGTGCCCTCAGCCTTCCTTTCGGGCATTTCGGGCGAATTCTTCCGCCAGTTCGCAGTGACGATCTCGGCCTCCACCGTCATCTCCTGCCTCGTCTCCCTGACCCTGAGCCCGGCGCTGTGTGCCGTGTTGTTCAAGGCGCATCAGGTGCATGACCGCAAGCGGCAGTCGATCGCCGTGCGGCTTGTGCAAGGCGGCTTCGCGGGTTTCAATCGCGGCTTCGAGGGGCTGTCAAACGCCTATGGCAGACTGACCAGCCGCCTCGTGCGGATGCTCGGTCTGGTTCTGATCGTCTATGTCGGGCTGATCGCCCTGGCGGGTTTCCAATTCTCCCGTGCGCCGACCGGCTTCATTCCCGAGCAGGACCAGGGTTACCTCATCACCGTGCTGCAGCTGCCGCCCGGCGCGACGCTTGACCGTACCGAGGCCGTGGTGAAGCAGGCGACAGACATCATCCTCAAGACACGCGGGATCGAGCATGTCGCGCCCTTCGCGGGCCTCGATGCGACAACCTTCACGGTCTCATCCAATGCCGGAACCATCTTTAGCGGCCTGCCCTCGCTGTATAATCATTCACTGCCGGGCGTGACGGCCTCGACCGTTCTGGCCGATCTGCAAAAGCGCCTGTCCGTGATCCAGGGCGCATTTGTGCTGACGATACCGCCGCCGCCGGTGCCTGGCCTCGGCAGTGCGGGCGGCTTCAAGATGATGTTGCAGGACCGTGCGGGCCTGGGGCCGGATGCGCTGGCAAAGGCCGCCCAGGCGCTGGTGGGCGCGGCCAATGCCGATCCGCATTTCGCCGGCGTCTTCACCTTGTTCAGCACGCGCACACCCTCGGTCTATCTCGATATCGATCGGGAGAAAGCCGAAATGGTGGGGCTGACGCCGACCGATATCTTCAACACCTTGCAGATCTACATGGGGTCGCAATACGTCAACGACTTCAACTATCTCGGCCGCACCTACGAAGTCATCGCCCAGGCTGACGGCAAGTTCCGCAGCAATGTGGGCGATATCAGCCGCCTGGAAGCGCGCAATGCCGCCGGGCAGATGGTGCCCGTCAGCACCGTGGCCCGCTTCTCCGAAGTCACGGGTCCCTATCGCGTGCCGCGTTATGACCTGTTTCCGGCGGCGGAAATCATGGGCACGGCGGCACCGGGCGTGGCTACCGGCACCGCGCTGGCAGAGATGGAGAAACTTGCCCACCAGGTTCTGCCGCCAGGCATCGGTTTCGAATGGACCGATCTCGCCTTCCAGCAGGAGCAGAAGGGCACGCCGACACTTCTGGTCTTCGCCGCCTCCGCGCTGTTTGTCTTTCTGGTTCTCGCCGCGATGTATGAGAGCTGGAAGCTGCCGCTCGCAGTGGTTCTGATCGTGCCGATGTGCCTGCTCGCCTCGGTCACCGGGCTACTATGGCGCGGCATGCCGATCGACATTCTAGCGCAGATCGGCTTCGTGGTGCTCGTCGGCCTCGCCGCCAAGAACGCCATCCTGATCGTGGAGTTCGCGCGGCAGGCGGAGGAGGAAGGCGCGACGCCGGCCAATGCGGCGGTGCATGCGGCCAGAACGCGTCTTCGCCCGATCCTGATGACGTCTTTCGCCTTCATCCTGGGCGTGGCGCCGTTGGTGGTGGCGTCCGGCGCGGGGGCGGAGTTGCGGCAGTCCCTCGGCACGGCTGTGTTCTTCGGAATGCTCGGCGTGACCTGTTTCGGCCTGCTGTTTACGCCCGCTTTCTACACCATCGTCCGCAGTATCGGACGGAAGCGCACGGCGGTCGCGCGGGTGAAAGTACCGGCCTAA
- a CDS encoding efflux RND transporter periplasmic adaptor subunit has translation MNISETESPSPLGEVSNRLQDTPPPRRRRVVTGPRAAVVVIAALALGGAWATMRPGSATPAAPPPPLPTVTVSIPLQRAVGQSEGFLGQFSAVNRVELRPQVGGTLSEIHFNDGEIVHQGDLLFLIDPRPYAIKAAEQNAAIQSAQAKLSFAGTELWRAQTLKQTQFGTGENLDQRSADQRAAAAALAQAQSQLADSELDIEYAHVTAPFTGRIGAHQVSIGSLVTGSRGGTSGTTLLATLVSLDPIYLNFHMSEADYLAFTQNRARATGTAANRVDFSFGDEHSYDHHGTLDFVDNTIDASSGTILARATVPNADMTIVPGEFARVRLAIAPPTPALLVPDVAIIPDQSQSLVMTVAPDGTVVPKIVKTGEMSGGLRIIRAGLAPTDRIIVDGLMHAMPGTKVAAQTGTIRYDSAADAQE, from the coding sequence ATGAACATCAGTGAGACGGAGTCGCCCTCGCCCCTGGGCGAGGTGAGCAACCGACTTCAAGACACCCCACCACCCCGCCGCAGGCGCGTGGTGACGGGGCCGCGGGCTGCCGTCGTTGTCATCGCGGCGCTGGCGCTCGGCGGCGCCTGGGCGACGATGCGACCGGGAAGCGCCACGCCGGCCGCGCCGCCGCCGCCGCTCCCGACCGTGACGGTCAGCATACCCCTGCAACGCGCGGTGGGGCAATCCGAAGGGTTCCTGGGTCAGTTCTCCGCCGTCAACCGTGTGGAGTTGCGCCCGCAGGTGGGCGGAACGCTCAGTGAGATCCATTTCAACGACGGAGAGATCGTCCATCAGGGCGATCTTCTGTTCCTGATCGACCCGCGCCCCTATGCCATCAAGGCCGCCGAGCAGAATGCGGCGATTCAAAGCGCGCAGGCGAAGCTTTCCTTCGCCGGCACCGAGCTTTGGCGCGCCCAGACGCTGAAGCAAACGCAGTTCGGAACGGGTGAGAATCTGGACCAGCGCAGCGCCGACCAAAGGGCGGCTGCCGCTGCCCTGGCGCAGGCGCAGTCACAGCTCGCAGATTCCGAACTCGACATCGAATACGCCCATGTCACCGCGCCGTTCACGGGCCGCATCGGTGCGCATCAGGTGTCCATCGGCAGCCTGGTGACCGGTAGCCGGGGTGGCACGAGTGGCACCACGCTGCTGGCGACGCTCGTTTCCCTCGATCCCATCTATCTGAATTTCCATATGAGCGAAGCCGATTACCTCGCCTTCACGCAAAACCGCGCGCGGGCGACCGGCACGGCCGCCAACCGCGTCGATTTCAGCTTCGGCGATGAACACAGCTACGACCACCACGGCACTCTGGATTTCGTCGATAATACGATAGACGCCTCCAGCGGTACGATCCTGGCGCGAGCGACCGTTCCGAACGCCGATATGACCATCGTGCCGGGCGAGTTCGCCCGTGTGCGGCTTGCCATCGCGCCGCCGACGCCCGCGCTTCTTGTGCCGGATGTCGCCATCATTCCCGATCAGTCGCAAAGCCTGGTGATGACCGTCGCGCCTGATGGCACCGTCGTCCCGAAGATCGTGAAGACCGGTGAGATGAGTGGCGGTCTGCGCATTATCCGCGCCGGCTTGGCGCCCACGGATCGCATCATTGTCGATGGGCTCATGCATGCAATGCCGGGCACGAAGGTCGCGGCGCAGACCGGGACCATCCGATACGACTCTGCGGCCGACGCGCAAGAGTAA
- the katG gene encoding catalase/peroxidase HPI, producing the protein MRDDTTGGQCPVAHGGSPAPRKGGRRGNRDWWPQNLSLSTLSQHSPRANPMGPDFDYAEAFKALDLESVIQDLHALMTDSQDWWPADFGHYGGLFIRMAWHSAGTYRTIDGRGGAGGGQQRFAPLNSWPDNASLDKARRLLWPIKQKYGDNLSWADLFVLTGNVALESMGFKTFGFAGGRADTWEPEELYWGPEGTWLGDERYSGERQLESNLGAVQMGLIYVNPEGPNSNPDPLGSARDIRETFARMAMNDEETVALIAGGHTFGKTHGAGDPSFVGTEPEGSVIEDQGLGWRSKHGTGIGADAITSGLEVTWSQTPTQWSNHYFENLFKFEWELTKSPAGAHQWQAKDAPADIPDAFDPSKTRVPTMLTSDLALRLDPAYEKVSRRFYENPDQFADAFARAWFKLTHRDMGPIQRYLGPLVPQEPLIWQDRIPAVDHPLIGEPEIEGLKAQILATGLSVSQLVSTAWASAATFRFSDKRGGANGARIRLSPQKDWPVNDPADLTTVLHHLESIQTTFNATASDGKKVSLADLIVLGGCAAIEKAAEDAGTHVKVPFTPGRMDASQEQTDAHSFAPLEPTADGFRNHYEGAQFMAPEEALVDRAELLRLSGPEMTVLLGGLRVLGTNSGGSKHGVFTHQPGKLTNDFFVNLLDASTEWQPTASENAYEGRDRKTKEPKWTATRVDLIFGSHSQLRALAEVYASTTSKPKFVKDFVAAWNKVMNADRFDCVTA; encoded by the coding sequence ATGAGGGACGATACGACGGGGGGCCAGTGCCCTGTGGCACACGGAGGCTCCCCAGCACCTCGCAAGGGCGGACGGCGTGGCAACCGTGATTGGTGGCCGCAGAACCTGAGCCTCAGCACGCTCAGCCAGCATTCGCCGCGGGCCAACCCGATGGGTCCGGACTTTGACTATGCCGAGGCGTTCAAGGCCCTCGATCTGGAATCGGTCATCCAGGACCTGCATGCCCTGATGACCGATTCCCAGGATTGGTGGCCGGCCGATTTCGGCCATTACGGTGGTCTGTTCATCCGCATGGCATGGCACAGCGCCGGCACCTATCGCACGATCGATGGGCGCGGCGGTGCCGGTGGTGGCCAGCAGCGTTTCGCCCCGCTCAATAGCTGGCCGGACAATGCGAGCCTGGACAAGGCGCGCCGGCTGCTGTGGCCGATCAAGCAGAAATACGGCGACAATCTTTCCTGGGCTGACCTCTTTGTTCTGACCGGCAACGTCGCTCTCGAATCCATGGGCTTCAAGACCTTCGGCTTTGCCGGCGGCCGCGCGGATACCTGGGAGCCTGAAGAGCTGTATTGGGGTCCTGAGGGTACCTGGCTGGGCGATGAGCGCTACAGCGGCGAGCGCCAGCTTGAGAGCAATCTCGGCGCGGTGCAGATGGGCCTCATCTACGTCAATCCCGAAGGGCCGAACTCGAACCCCGATCCGCTCGGTTCCGCGCGCGACATCCGTGAGACGTTTGCGCGTATGGCCATGAACGACGAAGAGACCGTTGCCCTCATCGCGGGCGGCCACACCTTCGGCAAGACCCATGGTGCCGGCGATCCGTCCTTCGTGGGAACCGAGCCCGAAGGCTCCGTCATCGAGGATCAGGGCCTCGGCTGGCGCAGCAAGCATGGTACTGGCATCGGCGCGGATGCGATCACCTCCGGCCTCGAAGTAACCTGGTCGCAGACGCCGACCCAGTGGAGCAATCATTACTTCGAAAATCTGTTTAAGTTCGAATGGGAACTGACGAAGAGCCCGGCCGGCGCCCATCAATGGCAGGCTAAGGACGCCCCGGCCGATATCCCCGATGCCTTCGATCCGTCGAAGACCCGGGTTCCGACCATGTTGACCTCCGATCTCGCCCTGCGATTGGACCCGGCCTACGAGAAGGTGTCTCGTCGGTTTTATGAAAATCCCGATCAGTTCGCGGATGCCTTTGCCCGCGCCTGGTTCAAGCTCACCCATCGCGACATGGGACCCATCCAGCGCTACCTCGGCCCACTCGTTCCGCAGGAACCGCTGATCTGGCAGGACCGCATTCCGGCCGTGGATCACCCGCTGATCGGCGAGCCGGAGATCGAAGGGCTCAAGGCGCAGATCCTCGCCACGGGCCTGTCGGTGTCACAACTCGTGTCCACCGCCTGGGCCTCGGCCGCGACCTTCCGCTTTTCGGACAAGCGCGGCGGTGCGAACGGCGCCCGTATTCGTCTGTCACCCCAGAAGGATTGGCCGGTCAACGATCCGGCGGACCTTACGACGGTGCTGCACCATCTCGAATCGATCCAGACGACGTTCAATGCTACGGCGTCCGACGGAAAGAAGGTTTCGCTGGCCGATCTGATCGTTCTTGGCGGTTGCGCGGCGATCGAGAAGGCGGCTGAGGATGCCGGGACCCATGTGAAGGTCCCGTTCACCCCCGGCCGTATGGATGCGTCGCAGGAGCAGACCGACGCGCATTCGTTTGCGCCGCTCGAACCAACTGCCGATGGTTTCCGCAACCATTACGAGGGTGCGCAGTTCATGGCGCCCGAGGAAGCCTTGGTCGATCGGGCGGAATTGCTGCGCTTGTCAGGCCCCGAAATGACCGTGCTGCTTGGCGGTCTGCGGGTTCTGGGCACCAATTCCGGCGGATCCAAGCACGGCGTCTTCACGCATCAGCCCGGCAAGCTGACGAACGACTTCTTCGTCAATTTGCTTGATGCGAGCACGGAATGGCAGCCCACTGCCTCCGAGAACGCCTATGAGGGCCGCGATCGCAAGACGAAGGAACCCAAGTGGACCGCCACGCGCGTCGACTTGATCTTCGGTTCGCACTCGCAATTGCGCGCCCTGGCCGAGGTCTATGCCTCCACAACCTCCAAGCCGAAGTTCGTAAAAGACTTCGTGGCGGCGTGGAACAAGGTCATGAACGCAGATCGCTTCGACTGCGTGACAGCCTAA
- a CDS encoding DUF4139 domain-containing protein, which yields MKSPRRTLVLAAAAMALAAPGLARADAPLLLKRVMLSTAGVGYYEYEADVDGPTELGLDVNLDQVDDVLTSLVVFDTAGGIGSIELPGRDSTHAAFGAVPFGPEALRSPLAYVQGLQGVDITVTGPRPMKGRILAAEPVTERSVTTPDATVTRTRVTLMGDQGLQQFILEDETSVQVSDPKLRDAINQSLEAVRRDAAHNTRHLTLRVSGQGHRTVRVGFVVAAPLWKASYRLVMPGPMETKARLQGWAVLENTTGNDWKGVDLSLQYGNPVTFHQAIYQTYFVQRPEVPVEVLSRLLPDVDTRATAPAEPLDASAPPPPAMIMPAPLGEMAKASGAAEVRMARPAEAAEASEGTEETVFHLAMPVSLDAGHTASVPILDREIPSSRVDVAPSSQAHPYSAIRIVNDSATSLPAGVLALYDPAGAAFFAGDARLGGLPIGETRLLQYAEDLRTTVTQTTDDERQLVSLTASQGIIHTKVLDRLALHITVQAPAQEARQVLLSIDKQDERRLTVEGGPVPGMTETVTAWRLPVTLKAGEVRPITVYLDLTNEDELDLADTLANGTDDFGGLFQMDGVSPAAADAIHHLVVLNQAVSARRADQAQLASQQQALDQEEVRVRSNLTVVPAGDALHTKLIDKLGDTENQIGRLNQQIDAAKQAVVEAQHTLADAISNLTL from the coding sequence ATGAAGTCTCCTCGTCGCACGCTCGTTCTCGCGGCTGCCGCCATGGCGCTCGCCGCACCCGGCCTGGCCCGGGCTGACGCCCCGCTGTTGCTGAAGCGGGTCATGCTGTCCACAGCGGGTGTTGGCTACTACGAATACGAAGCGGATGTTGACGGGCCGACGGAGCTCGGATTGGACGTCAATCTCGATCAGGTTGACGATGTTCTGACGTCCCTCGTGGTCTTCGACACTGCCGGAGGCATCGGCAGCATCGAACTGCCCGGGCGCGATTCGACGCACGCCGCCTTCGGCGCGGTGCCCTTTGGGCCGGAAGCGCTGCGGTCTCCCCTCGCCTATGTCCAGGGCCTGCAAGGCGTGGACATCACGGTCACCGGCCCGCGGCCCATGAAGGGTCGTATCCTGGCCGCCGAACCGGTCACCGAGCGGTCGGTCACGACGCCTGATGCCACAGTGACCCGGACACGGGTGACGCTGATGGGTGACCAGGGCCTGCAGCAATTCATCCTGGAGGATGAAACGTCGGTTCAGGTATCCGACCCCAAGCTGCGCGACGCGATCAACCAAAGCCTTGAAGCCGTCCGACGGGATGCGGCCCATAACACACGCCACCTGACCCTCCGCGTCTCGGGGCAGGGCCACCGCACCGTGCGTGTCGGCTTTGTGGTCGCGGCCCCGCTGTGGAAAGCCAGCTACCGGCTCGTGATGCCGGGACCGATGGAGACCAAAGCCCGCCTCCAAGGCTGGGCCGTTCTCGAAAACACGACGGGCAATGACTGGAAGGGCGTCGACTTGTCCTTGCAATACGGCAACCCCGTCACCTTCCACCAAGCCATCTACCAGACCTATTTTGTTCAGCGCCCCGAGGTTCCTGTGGAAGTGCTGTCACGGCTGTTGCCCGACGTCGATACGCGCGCCACAGCACCAGCGGAGCCTTTGGATGCGTCAGCCCCGCCTCCGCCTGCGATGATAATGCCTGCCCCCCTCGGCGAGATGGCCAAGGCCAGTGGTGCGGCCGAGGTGCGGATGGCCCGTCCAGCCGAAGCCGCTGAGGCGAGCGAAGGCACCGAGGAGACCGTCTTCCACCTCGCGATGCCGGTGTCCCTGGATGCCGGCCATACCGCGTCGGTGCCAATCCTGGACCGTGAGATCCCGAGCAGCCGGGTAGACGTGGCACCCTCCAGCCAAGCGCATCCTTACTCGGCGATCCGCATCGTCAATGACAGTGCAACCAGCTTGCCGGCGGGCGTGCTGGCCCTCTACGACCCTGCCGGCGCGGCGTTTTTTGCGGGAGACGCCCGGCTCGGCGGTCTTCCCATCGGCGAGACCAGACTGCTTCAATATGCCGAGGACCTGCGTACTACCGTGACGCAGACGACGGACGACGAGCGCCAGCTGGTCTCGCTCACCGCGTCCCAGGGTATCATCCATACCAAGGTCCTTGATCGCCTCGCGCTCCACATCACCGTTCAGGCTCCGGCCCAAGAGGCGCGCCAGGTGCTTCTCAGCATCGACAAGCAGGACGAGCGGAGGCTGACGGTGGAAGGCGGTCCTGTGCCTGGCATGACGGAGACTGTGACGGCGTGGCGCTTGCCGGTGACGCTGAAGGCGGGCGAGGTGCGCCCCATCACCGTCTACCTGGACCTTACAAATGAGGATGAGCTCGACCTCGCGGACACACTGGCCAATGGGACTGACGATTTCGGAGGTCTGTTCCAGATGGACGGCGTCAGCCCGGCCGCCGCCGATGCCATCCACCATCTGGTGGTCCTGAACCAAGCGGTCTCCGCCCGGCGCGCGGATCAGGCGCAGCTTGCATCGCAGCAGCAGGCGCTGGATCAGGAAGAGGTTCGAGTTCGGAGCAACCTGACTGTGGTGCCCGCAGGCGACGCGCTTCATACCAAGCTCATCGACAAACTTGGCGACACGGAAAACCAGATCGGCCGCCTGAACCAGCAGATCGATGCCGCCAAGCAAGCGGTCGTCGAGGCACAACACACTTTGGCGGACGCGATTTCGAACCTCACGCTTTAA